Part of the Imperialibacter roseus genome, TTTGCTGCCGTGCCTTCCGCCCTGTGCTTTTACGCCTACTACTATTTTCTGTTTCCCAGGTACCTCCAGAAGAAGAAAATCCTTCCCGCCATCTTCGTCGGATTACTGATGGCCGTTCTGGCGGGTGTAGTGAGCTATATTTTGATACGTTTTTTTATTGAGACAGGCCGCATTTATGATATGGATGAAGGAGGGCGGAATGGCAGGTCTACAGCGCTTCAAACCATCGTGGTCATGACAGTTATTGGACTGGTGAGCGGGGGCGTGGCCCTGGTGATGAAGGGATTTATCACCTGGTTTAACGAGATCAAGCTGAAGGAAACTTTGCGGGAGAAAAACCACGAAATGGAGCTGCAACTGATCAAAAACCAGTTTGATCCCCATCTTTTCTTCAACACCATCAACAATATCGATTCCCTGATTTTGAAAGACGCCGTGCTGGCCTCCGACTATTTGAACAAGCTGTCCGACATTATCCGGTTTGTGCTTTATGAAACCAGGGCCGATAAAATCCCGCTTTCGAAGGAAATCGAATACATGGAAAAGTACATTGCCCTGCAAAAAATAAGGACGGCCAATGAAACCTACGTCCACTTTTCGATAACAGGCACGGTTGGCGACAAGCTGATTGCTCCCATGGTGTTTATTCCCTTTGTCGAAAACGCTTTTAAGCATACCACCAACAAAAAAGTGGAGAATGCCATTACCATACACATCGCCATTGATGACACCTGTGTGCGGCTAACCTGCACCAATAAATACGATTCAAAAATGGCTCCTCAGGCACACGGCGGCCTTGGCAATGAGCTGATAAAGAAAAGGCTAAGCCTTATTTACCCTGGCAAGCATGAGTTGGTAGTGGATAACGACAATGAGCTATATTGTGTAAACCTGGCCATTCAACATGGATAAATATACCTGTGTGATCATTGAAGACGAGCCCCTTGCGTTGGAGAAAACAAAGGGCTTTGTAGAAAAAGTGCCCTTTCTGCATTTGAGTGCCACATTTGACAACGCTCTCACCGGCCTCGCCTATCTCAACAGCCACAAAGTGGATGTACTTTTTCTGGATATCAATATGGACGAGCTGTCGGGAATAGAGCTCCTGGAGAGCACAAAAATCAACAGTCAGGTGATCATTACCACGGCCTACCAGGAGTATGCCCTGAAAGGTTACGAGCTGAAAATTACGGACTATTTGCTAAAGCCCTTTACGTTCAACCGGTTTATACAGGCAGTGAACAAAGCGCAGGAGAACCTCTCCTACCGCCATTCGGAACCGGCCCCGGAATTCATATTCGTGAAAACGGAGAACCGGCTGGAAAAAATCATGCTCAATGAAATAGTTTATATAGAAGGGATGCGTGACTACCGCAGGATCCATACGCCAACGAAGAAGATCATGACCCTGCAGAATTTCAGCGAGTTCGAAAAACTGATTCCGCCGGGCGTAATATGCCGGGTGCACAAGTCGTACATGGTGTCGTTGAGCAAAATTGTATCCGTAGAGCGTGGCCGCATCAGGATAGCCGACCAGCTGATACCGATTTCGGATACCTACAAGGACGTGTTTTACCACCTTATTCAAAGCAGGGCGTAATTTCCTCATTTATTTCGCAGACTAAAAGCAGCACTATGCAGACATCTTTGCGGCTGTTGCATAATAAAATTTCAGGGCCCGTGCCGCTCATTTTCCTTTGTTAAAAATTAACCAAGGAACAATGAAAAAAACAATCAAGAAGGCCATCGTACTAGGTATGGTTGCCTTGTCCGCAAGCTCAATGGCTCAAACTATTGACAGTTCGTCGGTTCATATCACTGACAAAAAAGCGCCCGTCACCTACATGCATCCATTGCTTAACCTGGCAGCCACGAGTTTGAACCACGAAAAAGGTAATAAGGCTATTGGAGGCAACGAAAAGCCTGTCATGTCTCTCCAGGCGGGCCTGGCTTTTCAGGGGGGCATCTCTTCCCATTTTTCAATGGTGTCGGAGGTGTACTATATGGTGAAGGGCGGTGAACTTGGAGCATACAACCCTCTGACCACCGAGAATGGAACACTGCGGCTCCATGCAGTAGAGGCACCTGTGCTGGCCAGGGTTCATTTTGGCAAGTTTCATGTAAATGCGGGTCCTTCAGTAGCCTACAACCTCGGCGGCAAGGTGAAAGCCGACGGCAGGTCGAGCAAAGTGTCATTTGATAACAACGACGGTCTCAAACGTTTTGAAGCTGGCGTGCAGGTGGGCGGCGGATACACCTTCCGCATCAAGAAAAAGCTGTATGTGCTGGACATTCGGTATGCACACGGACTCACCAACATTGCTCACAACGATCAACTGTACAACCGCAACCTGAACATCAGTGTGTACTATAAACAGCCCTGGAAGAAGAACCCCCTTGCGAAGTAATGGGCAGCGGGAGTATCTGTGTGGTCATAAAAAATGGAAAAAGTAATGAAAGCATACAATTCCAACAGAAAAGCCTCGCTGACGGCGGGCATACTGTACCTGCTCACTTTCGTGTCCGTCCCTACCCTGGCGCTTTACGGGTCGATTCACGATGCAAACTACGTTGTCAGCTCATTTCCGGATACTCCCGTGCTCATCGGGGGTATTCTGGAAATCGTAGTGGGGCTCACCGGCATTGGCACGGCATTGGCACTTTATCCGGTATTGAAAAAGCAAAATGAGGGTCTGGCGCTGAGCCTTGTCGGCTTCAGGGTGCTGGAGGCGGCTACCATCTTTGTCGGGGTGATGTTCCTGCTTACGGTGGTGGCACTGCATCAGTCCGGGGCTGGTGCAGGGGCATTGGATATCAGCCGTACGCTTGTGACGATGTACGACCGCATGTTTCTGATTGGTCAAAGCTTCATGCCTGCCATCAACGATGTTGTGCTTGGGATCTTGCTCTACAAGTCTCGTCTAGTTCCCAGAGGGCTGTCAATGATTGGGATCATTGGCGGGCCGGTGCTGCTGGCGGGCACCTTTTCGGCAATGTTCGGCCTCATTGGGCAACGGGATCCCCTGGCCGGGCTAAGCGCCGTGCTGGTGGCTGGCTTCGAGCTTTCGCTGGGGATTTACCTGATCAGGAAAGGGTTCAAGCCGTCGGCTATAGCGAACGTTGGGCCACAGCCATTAAAACCCCTGAGGTGATCAGCAGAAGGTTCGATAACCCGGGCAATGCAAAAATAATGTCGCATTGAGCTTTCAAAAAAATGTGTGTTTCGACAAGCTCAACCTGACACATTTTTTTTTGCAAGCTCAATAACACGTCATCGGTAGCCCCTCAGCCTGAAATAGATTTAGGGCTTTTGAAATAGCTCCATTATTTTACCCAGGGTGCACTTAAAAATAGACTAACATATAATTAAATTTTGACGAATGAAAGCTGTCGTTTATGACAAATATGGTTCACCCGATGTGCTTGAACTAAAAGAGGTGGACAAACCAACCCCTAAGGAAAATGAAGCGCTGGTAAAGGTTTACGCCACCACAGTAACAGCCGGCGATTGGCGGTTACGAAAGGCCGACCCCTTCCTGGCCCGACTTTTCAATGGGCTGTTTAAACCCAGGCGGGTGAAAATACTGGGCTTTGAGTTAGCCGGAGTAATTGAAGCGGTGGGCAGCAAAGTGAGTACCTTCAAAAACGGAGACGCTGTTTTCGCTTCATGTGGCCTGAGGTTTGGCGGTTATGCCGAGTACACCTGCCTTCCCGCCAACCATTTGATGGCCATGAAGCCGTCGAACATGACGTTTGAAGAAGCTGCCACCGTTCCCGTTGGCGGCTTGACGGCCCTGAGATTTTTGAGGCAGGGCGGCATCAAACCCGGCGACAAAGTATTGATATATGGTGCCTCGGGCAGCGTGGGCACGTTTGGTGTGCAGCTTGCCAGGGCTTTTGGAGCAACGGTGACGGGGGTGTGCAGCACGGCGAACATCCCGCTGGTTGCTCAGCTGGGGGCTGAGTCCATTCTGGATTATACAAAAGACGAACACACAACGACGGCTGAACGCTTCGACATCGTTTTTGATGCGGTTGGAAAAGGTACTAAATCGCAACTTCGGCATTTGCTAAAACCAGCCGGAAAGTACGTTTCGGTAGCCGGCAATGCGAAGGGAAAGGATGATGACCTCACGGCACTGAAAAACCTCATTGAGGCAGGAAAGCTGATCACAGTCATTGATAAACGATACAGCCTGGAACAAATCAGGGAGGCGCACACCTACGTGGAGTCATTTCGAAAAAAGGGAAATGTGGTGATCAATGTGATTGCTAGCGAAGGGCGTGCGGGCTAGAAAAAAGCTCTTTTGACTAAAAAATAGCAGGCAACAGGTTCGTTGTGGAACTGTTGCCTGTAAACTACTCTGGTGAGAATTAAATGTGCGCCCGGTTGTCGGTTACTGTTTACCTATGTACTCTACGTTGTTATCGGGGTCTGAGATTCTCAATGACCTGAGCATCCACCCAATAAGGTTTTCCTACCCAATTAGTACTTCCATCTTCTCTAACCTCCCACTCTCCCCTCGAAAAAAATAGATATTTCCCATCGTGTGTTACCGATGGGGAGCTTTCCTGGAGTTCTGTGTTTATCTTACTACCCATGTTCATTGCAGGTTGCCAGGAACCATCTTTTGCTCGAAAACTGATATAGATATCCGACCCACCATACCCGTCTTCTCTTTCAACGTCCCACATTAAATAGGATTCATCCGGAGCAATGTAAGGATGTGCAATATCTATTCCTGTATTAATTTCAGTACCCATTTTGACCGGTGTTTCTTGTTTGCCGTTTATGAAACCAGAATAATAGATAGAGCCGTTTACCGCACTATCATCCTTTTTATAAACAGCAAAATAATAGGTTCCCCGGGATGAAATCGACATACCATGTGCCTGATCTTTTAAGAATTCACCCAGACTTTTGAGTTCAGACCACCCTGTTGCAGTTCGTTCCCTATACTCCTTTCCAAGGTACATTGTATTGCCATCCTCAGAGAATCCTGGCCATTTTATATCAGTCTCTGTTTCGTTCCCCCATTTCCCATTTTCATATCGAATAACAAAAAATGTGCGTTTTTCATATTTTCCATTTTTCCTTGTGAAATAGTATTCCTTCATGTCTGGAGAATGCTTACCACCTTCAAAAAGTCCTTCTGGAGAAACAATGTCGGGAGCAAAAAGTACAGGAATTAGGCCCGGTGGCTTTTCTCCAAAATAGCGATCTTCCAGGGGCGGTTGGCTGGCATCGTTTTCAATTTTTTCCTGAGCAAGAGCTGTATTGATTGAAATGGAAAATGCCAACATTAGTAATTTCATTGCTTTCATGGTTACTTCCTTTTTTTTTGATGAGTTGTTATTGGGGTCTGAGAATCTCAATGATTTGTGCGTCAATCCAGTAGATATCCGTATTTCGGCCGCTTACCTTTCTATTAAACAAAAGGTATTTGCCGTCAGGGGTAACGGTTGCATAGGCATCCCATTGAGCGGAGTTGACCTTGTCACCCATATTGATAGCAGGACCCCACGAATCATCTTTTTGCCGGAAACTGATGTAAAGGTCAGAGTCTCCATATCCCCCCTCCCGCTCGCTATCCCAAATGAGGTAGCTCTCGTCCGGGGCAATAAATGGATGAGCCGTCTTTTTGCCTGAGTTGACCACTGGCCCCATTCTCGCAGGCTCCTGGCGCTTGCCATCTTTGATGGTCGAAATACGAATCGCATCATTGCTTTTATAGTCATCAAAAACATAGGTGCCCTTTGCGGATGCCGACAGGCGCATAATCCCCCAGTCTTCCCGGTCAAACATGGGCCCAAGGCTTTTGCGCTCCGACCAACCGTCGCCAACACGATCTTTGTACCCTTTGGCCATGTGCATGCGATTGCCATCAGGCGAGAAAACGATTTCACCTTTCCGCTTGAATTCAGTGTATTTCTTCCAGACATTGTTTTCCTGCCGGAAGCCAATAACGGTTGGGTGGAAATTGTCGGGGTTGTAGCTTGTGTATTCACCGAGGTCTCTCGTGAAGTAAAACTCTTTCATACCCGGGGCAAAGACGCCCTCTAGCTCCCAGCCTTTTTTTGAGATGATACCCGGAGCAAATGGTTCTGCCACCATGCCAGGAGGCTTTTGCCCCATATAGGGGCCCTCCATGAGTGGGAAATCAGAGTTGCCTTCCATTTTTTCTTGAGCAAGCCCGGTACTGAGAGAGATCACATTCGCCAATAGGAGCATTTTCGTGATCCGCATTCCCCTCCTATTGTTGATATGTTTGAAATAGTTGAGTAAAATGGTCATAAGTTGAGATTGAGTTTTTGAAGGATTTACATCAAAATTCTTGTGAGAGTTGTTGATGTACACCGTTTAATTTGCCAACTGCTCTATGCATGAATGAACTGCTCAAAGAAGCCATTTAATAGTGGTTTCTTTACGTCAGTAAAACCTTATCAAATGAATTTGAGATCGTTACCCTGTTTTCTCTTAGCATTGATACTTGTGACATCTTGCTCCCAAAGTCCCGTGTTCAAAAGGTACGAGACGGTATTCAAAATAGGCGATCAACAAGGGTGGGCTGCAAAAAGCTGGAATGATGAAGACTGGAAAAGTGGAAGGTTTGTAGTGGATGGCGGTCGGGTTTTCTGGTCCCGAACTAAAATTGACATTTTGAAGGCTCCGGAATCATTGCATCCATACGGTCTTCAGCTACATGCATATGGTGAGTATGAGGTTTTTTGGGATGGCGTTTTGATTGGGAAAAATGGAAACCCCGGTCAAGAAGAACTGCTTGGGCCTGAAGGTAAAATGTGGGCTACTTTTAGCATTCCTACTCACCTGACGGAAGCGGGAGAACATTTATTGGCCTTGCGATCGAGTCTCCATTCTTTCCCAAATCACACAAGAATAGAAGAGTTGGACATCGCTTATTATGATGATTTATTAACCGACAGGCTCATCGAATCTTCCTATATGCATCTGTTTGCAGGAGCCTTTCTCATCGCCGCATTCTATTTTCTTTTTCTGTTTCTGAGTGACAAAAAAGAGTATGCAATGCTAATTTTTAGTATAAGCTGCTTTCTCTTTTTTCTCCTGATATTGGCGGAGTTCATTAAAGCCTATGTGCCCATCCATTACAGTCTGCATGTCGTACGTTTACAGGTCATAGGCATTCTGATGCTCGGTATTTCTTTTTTGATTCCGTTCTATTTTTCCATGCAGTTTCCTTTCCCTAAGCGAAAATTGCTGCTGATCATCTATGCCGGAATTCTATTGTTCATTTTCCTGACAAAATATGATTACTTCGAATTGACGGCCAATAATATGGCTTTAAGCATGTGGCTTTTTTCTTTTGGGATAGCGGTGTTTGGAGGTTACAGAAAAATGAAAGGCGCCCGCCTCGTGCTGCTGGCGCTACTATTATCCGTGCTTATAAGTTTTGTCGCTTCCTTTAACAAAAGCCTGTTCGGAGGCTTCAGTCTTATTCTCCTCAGCATGTTCTATTTGCTTTCTCTCCGAATCAAAGAACAACGGCTGGCTTATGAAACTTCGCTGG contains:
- a CDS encoding sensor histidine kinase codes for the protein MKRPFVILLHVGFWACYFLLVFIALGLYYRSHHDVGRLLNALYSVLLFAAVPSALCFYAYYYFLFPRYLQKKKILPAIFVGLLMAVLAGVVSYILIRFFIETGRIYDMDEGGRNGRSTALQTIVVMTVIGLVSGGVALVMKGFITWFNEIKLKETLREKNHEMELQLIKNQFDPHLFFNTINNIDSLILKDAVLASDYLNKLSDIIRFVLYETRADKIPLSKEIEYMEKYIALQKIRTANETYVHFSITGTVGDKLIAPMVFIPFVENAFKHTTNKKVENAITIHIAIDDTCVRLTCTNKYDSKMAPQAHGGLGNELIKKRLSLIYPGKHELVVDNDNELYCVNLAIQHG
- a CDS encoding LytR/AlgR family response regulator transcription factor, with amino-acid sequence MDKYTCVIIEDEPLALEKTKGFVEKVPFLHLSATFDNALTGLAYLNSHKVDVLFLDINMDELSGIELLESTKINSQVIITTAYQEYALKGYELKITDYLLKPFTFNRFIQAVNKAQENLSYRHSEPAPEFIFVKTENRLEKIMLNEIVYIEGMRDYRRIHTPTKKIMTLQNFSEFEKLIPPGVICRVHKSYMVSLSKIVSVERGRIRIADQLIPISDTYKDVFYHLIQSRA
- a CDS encoding porin family protein, which produces MKKTIKKAIVLGMVALSASSMAQTIDSSSVHITDKKAPVTYMHPLLNLAATSLNHEKGNKAIGGNEKPVMSLQAGLAFQGGISSHFSMVSEVYYMVKGGELGAYNPLTTENGTLRLHAVEAPVLARVHFGKFHVNAGPSVAYNLGGKVKADGRSSKVSFDNNDGLKRFEAGVQVGGGYTFRIKKKLYVLDIRYAHGLTNIAHNDQLYNRNLNISVYYKQPWKKNPLAK
- a CDS encoding DUF4386 domain-containing protein; translated protein: MKAYNSNRKASLTAGILYLLTFVSVPTLALYGSIHDANYVVSSFPDTPVLIGGILEIVVGLTGIGTALALYPVLKKQNEGLALSLVGFRVLEAATIFVGVMFLLTVVALHQSGAGAGALDISRTLVTMYDRMFLIGQSFMPAINDVVLGILLYKSRLVPRGLSMIGIIGGPVLLAGTFSAMFGLIGQRDPLAGLSAVLVAGFELSLGIYLIRKGFKPSAIANVGPQPLKPLR
- a CDS encoding NAD(P)-dependent alcohol dehydrogenase, whose protein sequence is MKAVVYDKYGSPDVLELKEVDKPTPKENEALVKVYATTVTAGDWRLRKADPFLARLFNGLFKPRRVKILGFELAGVIEAVGSKVSTFKNGDAVFASCGLRFGGYAEYTCLPANHLMAMKPSNMTFEEAATVPVGGLTALRFLRQGGIKPGDKVLIYGASGSVGTFGVQLARAFGATVTGVCSTANIPLVAQLGAESILDYTKDEHTTTAERFDIVFDAVGKGTKSQLRHLLKPAGKYVSVAGNAKGKDDDLTALKNLIEAGKLITVIDKRYSLEQIREAHTYVESFRKKGNVVINVIASEGRAG
- a CDS encoding TolB-like translocation protein; amino-acid sequence: MTILLNYFKHINNRRGMRITKMLLLANVISLSTGLAQEKMEGNSDFPLMEGPYMGQKPPGMVAEPFAPGIISKKGWELEGVFAPGMKEFYFTRDLGEYTSYNPDNFHPTVIGFRQENNVWKKYTEFKRKGEIVFSPDGNRMHMAKGYKDRVGDGWSERKSLGPMFDREDWGIMRLSASAKGTYVFDDYKSNDAIRISTIKDGKRQEPARMGPVVNSGKKTAHPFIAPDESYLIWDSEREGGYGDSDLYISFRQKDDSWGPAINMGDKVNSAQWDAYATVTPDGKYLLFNRKVSGRNTDIYWIDAQIIEILRPQ
- a CDS encoding histidine kinase, giving the protein MFKRYETVFKIGDQQGWAAKSWNDEDWKSGRFVVDGGRVFWSRTKIDILKAPESLHPYGLQLHAYGEYEVFWDGVLIGKNGNPGQEELLGPEGKMWATFSIPTHLTEAGEHLLALRSSLHSFPNHTRIEELDIAYYDDLLTDRLIESSYMHLFAGAFLIAAFYFLFLFLSDKKEYAMLIFSISCFLFFLLILAEFIKAYVPIHYSLHVVRLQVIGILMLGISFLIPFYFSMQFPFPKRKLLLIIYAGILLFIFLTKYDYFELTANNMALSMWLFSFGIAVFGGYRKMKGARLVLLALLLSVLISFVASFNKSLFGGFSLILLSMFYLLSLRIKEQRLAYETSLVQSTRLRLELLKKNIQPHFLMNTLTSLIDWVEESPKKGVLFIEALAKEFDLFNQIEDQTLIPIAQEIALCRAHIEVMTYRKEVNYFWEEEGIDPEQKIPPAILHTLLENGITHSLPLEDNSVKFKLVFESNSECRCFTFFTFAAGARQASEDRDEGTGLKYIKARLTESYHSNWDFTSEPTNHGWKNVLKIYS